The sequence CACCGGTCTCACCCAGCAGGGACCGGCGGCCCTCGCGGTCCTCGGACACGAACGGCGGCTGCCAGAGCCCGACGTCCATCGGTCCGCGAGGGGAGCCGTCCCGGAGGATCTCGGCGACGTCGACCCCGACCAGTGCGGAGGCGTGCTCGGCCGGGTTGCCGACCGTCGCGCTGGCGAGCAGGAAGGTGGGGTCGGCGCCATAGCGTTCGGCGACGCGGCGCAGACGGCGCAGCACCAGTGCGACGTGCCCGCCGAACACCCCGCGGGCGACGTGGGCCTCGTCGACCACGACGTAGGCGAGGCGGTGGATCAGGTCGCGCCACCAGCGGTGGTTGGGCAGCATCGCGTGGTGCAGCAGGTCCGGGTTGGTCAGCAACCAGTTGGCGGTGCGGCGCACCGCCTCGCGTTCCGGCGGCGGCGTGTCGCCGTCGACGACCGCGGCCCGCACCTGCGGGAGCCGGAATCCACGGAGCGCCCGCAGTTGGTCGTGCGCGAGCGCCTTGGTCGGCGCCAGGTACAGCGCGACCGCACGGTCGTCGGTCAGCAGCCGTTCGAGCACGGGAAGCTGGTAGCACAGGCTCTTGCCCGAGGCCGTGCCGGTCGCGACGACGAGGTGTTCCCCGGCCCGGGCGCGGCGCCAGGCCTCCTCCTGGTGCACGTAGAGCTGGGCGACCCCGGCGTGCTCGAGGCGGGAACGCAATGCGGCGGGGAGTTCCTCGGGGACCGGGACGGTGACCGCCGCGCGGGCCGGCAGGTGCGCGAGGTGGACGAGTCCTTCGTCGTTGCGCGCGCCACCCTCGGCGGCGCGCTCGCGCGCGGCCCCGGACGCCGAGGTCCGGCCGAGGAGTTCGAGGACGTCGCGTGGGTCCGTCGGTGCGCTTCCTGGTCGGGGCCGACGGCCGGACGGTACCGCTAGCGTCTGCCACCCCCTGGAGCGACGGCCGCTCCGGGACGGAGCAGGAGCAGCACGCGTGCAGCTGATGCAGGTCGACACGCGCGAGGACCGTGGTTGGACGATCGTGGAGGTGGCCGGTCAACTCGACGTCGCGACCGCACCGGAGTTCCGCCAGGTGCTCGTCGAGGCCCAGTACGCCGGCGCGGTGCGCGTCCTGGTCGACGTCGCGGGCGTCGAGTTCGTCGACTCCATGGGGCTCGGGGTGCTGATCGGTGCGCACAAACGCGCCATGAGCCACGAGGGGGCGGCACTGGTTCTCGCGCGCCCCACCGAGCGGATGCGGCACCTGCTCGCGCTGACGGGTCTGGACCGGGTCCTGCGGCTGGTCGACGATCCCGGCGAGGTGCTCGACCCCTCGGGCTAGCATCGCCGGCACACCTGGCCGTGGTCCTTCCGGGCGCCGGCGACCCGCCGAGGCACCCCGCACGCACGTACCGACGAGAGGGGCATCGTGGACCTCGACGAACGCACGCTTGCGAGCGTCGCGGCCTACGACGCGCACGCGGCGGCCTATCAGCAGTCGTTGCGGCTGAAGCGGCCGGTCGCCGACGTGCGCCGCTTCGCCGACCGCGCGCGACGCGACGACCTCGTGCTCG comes from Egicoccus sp. AB-alg6-2 and encodes:
- a CDS encoding STAS domain-containing protein, translated to MQVDTREDRGWTIVEVAGQLDVATAPEFRQVLVEAQYAGAVRVLVDVAGVEFVDSMGLGVLIGAHKRAMSHEGAALVLARPTERMRHLLALTGLDRVLRLVDDPGEVLDPSG